From a single Saimiri boliviensis isolate mSaiBol1 chromosome 7, mSaiBol1.pri, whole genome shotgun sequence genomic region:
- the REP15 gene encoding rab15 effector protein, with protein MGQKASQQLALKDSKEVPRVCEVVSEAIVHAAQKLKEYLGFEYPLSKLCPAANTLNEIFLIHFITFCQEKGIDEWLTTTKMTKHQALLFGADWIWTFWESDKQIKLQLAVQTLRMSSPSLMESKPCDLSNPESRVEESSWKKSRFDKLEEFCNLIGKDCLGLFFIFGIPGKPKDIRAVVLDSVKSQMVRSHLPGGKAVVQFVLETEDCVFIKELLGSCLSKKDGLREVGKVYISIL; from the coding sequence ATGGGGCAAAAAGCATCACAACAGTTGGCTCTGAAGGACAGCAAAGAGGTGCCCAGGGTCTGTGAGGTGGTCAGTGAAGCTATAGTCCACGCGGCTCAGAAGCTGAAGGAGTACCTTGGATTTGAATATCCTCTGAGTAAACTCTGCCCAGCTGCAAATACTCTGAATGAGATCTTCTTAATCCATTTCATCACTTTCTGCCAAGAAAAGGGAATTGATGAATGGCTGACGACCACCAAGATGACCAAGCACCAAGCCTTACTATTTGGCGCTGACTGGATTTGGACCTTTTGGGAATCTGACAAGCAAATAAAGCTTCAGCTGGCAGTACAAACTCTGCGGATGTCTTCACCTTCTCTCATGGAATCTAAACCTTGTGATCTTTCCAATCCAGAATCAAGGGTAGAGGAGTCTTCCTGGAAGAAAAGTAGATTTGATAAGCTGGAAGAATTCTGTAACTTGATAGGAAAGGATTGCCTGGGTCTGTTTTTCATCTTTGGGATTCCGGGAAAGCCTAAAGACATCAGGGCAGTTGTCCTGGACAGTGTCAAAAGTCAGATGGTAAGGAGCCATCTGCCAGGAGGGAAGGCTGTGGTTCAGTTTGTCCTGGAAACTGAAGACTGTGTCTTCATCAAAGAGCTGCTAGGAAGCTGTCTGAGTAAGAAAGATGGGCTGAGAGAGGTGGGCAAGGTTTATATTAGCATTCTCTGA